The DNA segment ACAGTAGGTGTGAGCGCCGTCCTCATGGTGTTCCAGGACAACGTCGAGCGCATCCTGTTCCTCATATTCCTCTCCCTGTCCTACTTCTACAGCGCCAAGCCCCTGAGGTTCAAGGCCGTCCCCGTCCTGGACTTCAGTTCCAATATGCTTTACATAATGCCAGGGATCTTCGCGTACTACCTGGCGGGAGGACAGCTGCCCCCGCTGCTGCTGGTCCTGGCCGGGTACTTCCATATCGCGGCCATGCACCTGTTCTCGGCAGTGCCGGACATAGAATGTGACAAGGAGGCCGGCATCAGGACCACCGCCGTGGTCCTGGGGGAGAGGCGCTCCCTGATGCTGGTCGCGGCATTCTGGACGATCTTTTCCGCTCTA comes from the Methanomassiliicoccus sp. genome and includes:
- a CDS encoding prenyltransferase produces the protein MTSETSFLRYILKLSRFRFWIYTGGPFVVGYALGAPTLEAFFALDYYVYLLYFFLPANIFIYGVNDYWDEDTDRLNRKKDEMELRVTARDKRRLIWILWATVGVSAVLMVFQDNVERILFLIFLSLSYFYSAKPLRFKAVPVLDFSSNMLYIMPGIFAYYLAGGQLPPLLLVLAGYFHIAAMHLFSAVPDIECDKEAGIRTTAVVLGERRSLMLVAAFWTIFSAL